The proteins below come from a single Macrobrachium nipponense isolate FS-2020 chromosome 17, ASM1510439v2, whole genome shotgun sequence genomic window:
- the LOC135196002 gene encoding protein fem-1 homolog C-like — protein MLACNRGSPEVARYLVEIGANVNRQRIDGRTALHECADYGHLESVELLLDHYAYITPDSMGETPLLCASLSGHAHVVEYMISRRELISQEDRIEALELLGATFADKRRDVAIAVMYWEMAMDERRDNDIPVNPEADDPLYTEYFQEVTTPQQLEEIRYSRDAIAIQSMLVRARVLGYTHEATFNDMRRKGEKFASTGDVKQCIVLWMRGLEMQQKALAVLDHRRLFFLTSLTDMFADMVLRYPELGDNNAMYFEDVLRLFENCCREVAISVTDKTPLASHMVYFHYLDRFIPLAMHVLLVLLKINPQLSSAQLLTVKKLVYRLVKLDPRDSTGRTLLHTACGGGFIIRDGSPLVSTFPSLEVVNVLLETGADPCAMDQYRNTPLHMLGLNGECPRGVVDALLSAGGHLDAVNEDGLTFGTLRVFHGEKLHQIVDPVRHTSLQCLAAAVVRKHGIEYKNVVHPRLERFVDMH, from the exons ATGCTGGCATGTAATAGAGGTAGTCCAGAGGTAGCCAGGTACCTAGTGGAAATTGGCGCTAACGTGAACAGACAGAGGATAGACGGGAGAACTGCTTTGCATGAATGCGCCGATTATGGTCACCTCGAATCAGTTGAGCTCTTGCTGGATCATTATGCATACATCACTCCTGATTCTATGG GTGAGACGCCTTTACTTTGCGCTAGCTTAAGCGGGCATGCGCACGTCGTCGAGTACATGATTTCCAGAAGGGAGCTGATCTCCCAGGAAGACAGGATCGAGGCTTTAGAGCTTCTTGGTGCGACCTTTGCTGACAAGAGGAGGGATGTGGCCATTGCTGTCATGTACTGGGAAATGGCCATGGATGAACG GCGTGACAACGATATACCAGTCAACCCAGAGGCCGACGATCCTCTGTACACCGAATATTTCCAGGAAGTGACGACGCCCCAGCAACTGGAAGAGATACGTTACAGCCGAGACGCAATAGCAATCCAGTCGATGCTGGTGAGGGCCAGGGTGCTCGGCTACACACATGAAGCCACGTTTAACGACATGCGACGCAAAGGGGAGAAATTCGCCTCGACCGGCGATGTCAAGCAATGCATCGTCCTTTGGATGCGCGGCCTGGAGATGCAACAGAAGGCCCTGGCAGTCCTAGACCACAGGCGACTCTTCTTCCTCACGTCTCTGACAGACATGTTTGCAGATATGGTTCTGAGGTATCCCGAACTTGGCGATAACAATGCAATGTATTTTGAAGATGTCCTGCGTCTGTTTGAAAACTGCTGCAGGGAAGTAGCGATTTCGGTGACGGATAAGACTCCCCTCGCCAGCCATATGGTGTATTTCCATTATCTTGACCGTTTCATCCCTTTGGCAATGCACGTACTGTTGGTTCTGCTAAAGATTAATCCTCAGCTTTCATCTGCCCAGCTGCTAACAGTAAAGAAGTTAGTGTACAGGTTAGTCAAATTAGATCCCAGAGATTCCACAGGTAGGACTCTCCTGCACACGGCGTGCGGTGGTGGTTTCATAATTCGTGATGGGTCGCCTTTGGTCTCGACCTTCCCCAGTTTAGAAGTTGTAAACGTCCTGCTGGAAACTGGAGCCGATCCTTGTGCGATGGATCAGTACAGAAACACGCCCCTCCACATGCTCGGTTTGAATGGCGAGTGCCCCCGAGGGGTGGTGGATGCTTTGCTCTCGGCCGGTGGCCACTTGGACGCCGTGAATGAAGACGGCCTCACCTTCGGGACCTTGAGGGTCTTCCATGGGGAGAAGCTGCACCAGATAGTGGACCCAGTCCGCCACACTTCTCTGCAGTGTCTGGCTGCGGCTGTCGTTCGGAAACATGGCATCGAATACAAGAACGTGGTGCATCCTCGACTGGAGCGATTTGTCGATATGCATTGA